From a region of the Babesia bovis T2Bo chromosome 1, whole genome shotgun sequence genome:
- a CDS encoding NGP1NT (NUC091) domain family protein: MAKGRKNRIAKRSEAQPFPAFRASTAITNPHRTGVKGKKEGQYRDKTTIKRLNMYREKPNLEKMRVQATEPARICPDRRWFGNTRVLTQEQMKNIRNELEEAKSNPRTHILKRSKLPISLLKNSDIKDDNSKILSIEPYEHTFGAKSVRKRPKLMASTVEELAERASTISYDASKDTYLQRDVPADCSEEASHFIFKKGTSKRIWGELYKVIDCSDVIVQVVDARNPMGTRCHRLETYIRENKQSKVLIILLNKCDLVPTWVTAAWIKHLNRTIPTVAFHASVTKPFGKNTLMQLLKQYSQLMKDRKHFSVGFIGYPNVGKSSVINTLKGEKNCKAAPIPGETRVWQYVSLTKRIHLIDCPGVTPIEDSDEGDRLLKGVVRVERISDPENYIDRVLEIISREALVKRYGIRDDFTGDNFLDLVAEKFGKFQKGRVPDISTAARIVLYDFQRGRLPYYSEPPPSDAKVDPGKEIKEQIEQLGQLELSTEVSGPIEESEVADAVEGSVDETEPADAEPEKKHHSRLPTTPSGLEGIDYNSFLC; this comes from the exons ATGGCAAAGGGACGAAAGAATCGCATTGCTAAGCGCTCTGAAGCGCAACCGTTTCCAGCCTTTCGGGCGTCGACGGCAATTACCAATCCACATCGCACAGGAGTGAAGGGCAAAAAAGAAG GTCAATATCGTGACAAAACGACCATTAAACGTCTGAATATGTACCGTGAAAAGCCTAATCTGGAAAAAATGCGAGTACAGGCTACTGAACCGGCACGTATATGCCCTGATAGACGCTGGTTTGGTAATACTCGAGTTCTCACGCAGGAGCAAATGAAAAATATACGTAATGAGCTGGAAGAGGCAAAGTCCAATCCACGAAC GCACATATTGAAACGTAGCAAACTACCGATATCGCTATTAAAAAATTCAGACATCAAGGACGATAACAGCAAAATCTTATCGATAGAGCCCTATGAACATACGTTTGGTGCTAAGTCTGTGCGCAAACGCCCAAAGCTTATGGCATCCACAGTTGAGGAATTGGCTGAAAGGGCTTCTACCATCAGTTATGATGCCTCTAAAGATACTTACCTACAACGTGACGTACCTGCAGACTGCTCTGAGGAAGCTTCTCACTTTATATTTAAGAAGGGTACTTCTAAGCGCATTTGGGGCGAACTGTACAAGGTGATTGACTGCTCAGATGTAATTGTCCAAGTGGTTGACGCTCGCAATCCAATGGGAACCAG ATGCCACCGCCTAGAAACCTATATCCGGGAAAACAAACAGAGCAAAGTACTGATTATACTGCTCAATAAATGTGACTTGGTGCCAACTTGGGTTACGGCTGCCTGGATTAAGCACTTAAATCGCACTATACCTACTGTAGCTTTCCATGCCTCAGTTACTAAACCATTCGGGAAAAACACCCTAATGCAGCTTCTGAA GCAATACTCACAATTGATGAAGGACCGCAAACACTTTAGCGTTGGGTTCATTGGATATCCAAATGTTGGCAAGAGTTCCGTGATAAACACTCTCAAAGGAGAAAAAAATTGTAAAGCAGCGCCAATTCCAGGTGAGACTCGGGTATGGCAGTATGTATCTCTAACTAAAAGGATACACCTCATCGATTGTCCTGGTGTGACTCCAATTGAAGATTCAGACGAAGGTGATCGTTTGCTCAAGGGTGTAGTGCGTGTTGAGCGTATTAGTGACCCTGAAAATTATATAGACCGCGTTCTAGAGATTATTTCTAG AGAAGCTTTGGTCAAGCGTTACGGCATCAGGGATGATTTCACCGGCGACAACTTTTTAGATCTCGTTGCCGAAAAGTTCGGCAAGTTCCAAAAGGGAAGAGTGCCAGATATATCTACGGCAGCACGCATTGTGCTATACGATTTCCAGCGCGGACGTCTACCCTATTACAGCGAACCTCCACCATCGGATGCCAAGGTAGACCCCGGGAAAGAAATAAAGGAACAGATTGAACAACTAGGTCAACTAGAACTATCTACTGAGGTTTCCGGGCCAATAGAAGAATCAGAAGTTGCCGATGCGGTGGAAGGCAGTGTTGATGAAACTGAACCGGCTGACGCAGAACCAGAGAAAAAACACCACTCGCGCCTTCCAACCACACCATCTGGCCTAGAGGGAATAGACTACAACAGTTTCTTATGTTAA
- a CDS encoding DNA-directed RNA polymerase I subunit family protein has translation MAQLPWTVVRKTPVSFAKARSLAERCSNEISQFLVSHANKTRIASLLQAFVESLEECQNNEYINTTYKDVPCVASIKALGVVQIHPSFLGNPLKGVYAYLSNFLMQYNEDIGGIWLTCGKITQLDQYGYVTDGDCFGILSLRVTVKLLVFIPQTGLMCGKTTRAMSDRASLLVYGMFGVTVRANEGLSDKTSKLSEGDLVEVDVTDVKVLQKNKWVMMSTTMDRITVIS, from the exons ATGGCGCAGCTTCCGTGGACAGTTGTCCGCAAAACCCCGGTATCATTCGCTAAAGCGCGTTCATTGGCGGAACGCTGTTCCAATG aaatatcgcaatttcTAGTGAGCCACGCAAATAAAACGCGCATAGCATCACTTCTGCAAGCATTCGTGGAATCGTTAGAAGAATGCCAAAATAacgaatatataaataccaCTTACAAGGATGTACCGTGCGTAGCGTCTATAAAGGCACTTGGTGTGGTACAAATACATCCATCATTTCTTGGAAATCCACTCAAAGGAGTGTACGCATATCTGTCCAACTTCCTTATGCA ATACAATGAAGACATTGGCGGCATTTGGTTAACGTGTGGCAAGATAACTCAACTGGATCAGTATGGGTATGTCACGGATGGCGATTGCTTTGGTATACTGTCACTACGTGTAACCGTCAAGCTGTTGGTGTTCATACCGCAAACCGGGTTAATGTGCG GCAAAACAACCAGAGCAATGTCTGATAGAGCTTCGTTGCTTGTTTATGGGATGTTTGGAGTGACCGTGCGTGCAAACGAGGGGCTTTCAGATAAGACAAGCAAGCTGTCTGAAGGTGACCTAGTGGAGGTCGACGTGACCGACGTAAAGGTACTTCAGAAAAACAAATGGGTTATGATGTCTACTACCATGGACAGAATAACGGTAATATCGTAG
- a CDS encoding Ribosome recycling factor family protein — protein MSTVVYLTSLLHIIAVVCFSTADCTLSSRWWYICNFACALGLTKLVPPRVYGFILTGPSRGLQCTHLLASKKNKVNDHSRNKRAVSDDDDDPTAVSEAELDSLYVNLKSRLKEAEEHLRYKISRLTLHRATPSLVDSLTVELPGEKKEKQLQYVARIISKGPYELQVLPLDIHHLDAVFVSLSTKLVDYKVSMQPDRISVVIPSMTELMIQQARSVVKETHNEVKTRVRTIRLDFAKKLKGMRKGLSDDMYFRQEKELDSIVKQSERVVDQIANGALKSLG, from the coding sequence ATGTCTACCGTTGTCTATTTGACATCACTGTTGCATATCATTGCGGTTGTCTGTTTTTCTACAGCAGATTGTACTCTATCGTCACGTTGGTGGTATATTTGCAATTTTGCGTGCGCTCTAGGGTTAACAAAGCTGGTACCTCCTAGAGTATATGGATTCATATTGACTGGGCCGTCCCGTGGATTACAATGTACACATCTTCTTGCTTCCAAGAAAAACAAGGTCAATGACCATTCAAGGAATAAGCGAGCGGTTTCGGATGACGATGATGACCCAACTGCTGTTAGTGAAGCCGAGTTGGATTCCCTTTATGTGAATTTAAAATCACGCCTAAAAGAAGCCGAAGAGCATTTACGGTACAAAATAAGCCGTTTGACTCTGCATAGAGCTACCCCTTCCTTAGTCGACTCTTTAACTGTTGAACTTCCAGGTGAGAAGAAGGAAAAGCAGTTGCAATACGTAGCGCGTATAATCTCTAAGGGACCATATGAACTCCAAGTATTACCTTTAGATATACACCACCTGGACGCTGTTTTCGTGAGTCTAAGTACTAAGTTGGTTGACTATAAGGTTAGTATGCAACCAGATCGCATATCGGTAGTGATCCCGTCGATGACCGAATTGATGATTCAACAAGCTCGATCCGTTGTTAAGGAGACACATAATGAAGTGAAAACTAGAGTGCGCACTATTCGACTGGACTTTGCAAAGAAGTTGAAAGGTATGCGCAAAGGTCTTAGCGACGATATGTACTTCCGCCAAGAGAAGGAATTAGATTCTATCGTAAAGCAGAGTGAACGTGTGGTGGATCAAATTGCCAACGGAGCCCTCAAGAGCTTAGGATGA
- a CDS encoding Divergent CRAL/TRIO domain family protein: protein MTEQTVADIAETVCWVVGEIGQLIDPDYDDFIEREPIKPIRKVSQERMEPWTTCERWRKHEVPPSDTQPKFSVNHDVNNKVYIGTCDILELEVGAVAVFLDELSPFVSRTAKRIHIQSGKSMPYEEFEKMRCGDVMTQRSYNIGSEYAIYTIAPRYASKYPDASANIVNMCVREVLKTAIDTGLDTVAIPLKMGREYTYPDEQFTTAVLRSLRRWLEIPAVSNKIKRVFLFDIDTDAYSLLRRFFPRDKNEEKLSGELIEIGNEYGEIVKEERNIRISAGFTNRADSPEDTEPKKERPQVNITLGNSGDNCRVGSDRQLSAKDYNFDYYYRLSLSLMQSPVYKEMDDSGFAMLLGRDIAERPVIAIDASRMPSTASNTHMVAYILRIMQPVLQNKFVVALLNMDHSIMIASNVCTVATELFQVLGYKRLRNLGVVYVHRSGWATRGILYVMMAFLPESVGEAVIYIDSDQELGKYLKLPGYRRRH from the exons ATGACAGAACAAACTGTAGCAGATATCGCAGAGACTGTATGCTGGGTAGTAGGAGAAATAGGACAGTTGATTGACCCAGATTACGATGATTTCATAGAAAGGGAGCCAATAAAACCAATAAGAAAGGTTTCGCAGGAACGAATGGAACCATGGACAACCTGTGAACGGTGGAGGAAACATGAAGTGCCTCCAT CCGACACCCAACCCAAGTTCAGTGTAAATCATGATGTTAACAAcaaggtatacatagggaCCTGTGATATATTAGAATTGGAAGTGGGAGCAGTAGCTGTATTTTTAGATGAACTCTCACCCTTTGTATCCAGAACAGCGAAACGCATCCACATACAAAGTGGCAAATCGATGCCATACGAGGAATTTGAAAAAATGAGATGTGGCGATGTAATGACTCAACGTAGCTATAACATTGGCAGTGAATACGCCATATACACTATCGCACCAAGATATGCAAGCAAGTATCCAGATGCTTCGGCCAACATAGTCAACATGTGTGTCAGGGAAGTGTTGAAAACAGCTATAGACACTGGTTTGGATACAGTGGCGATACCATTAAAAATGGGAAGGGAATATACCTACCCTGATGAACAATTCACTACGGCGGTTCTACGCTCACTTCGGAGGTGGCTGGAAATACCTGCTGTGtcaaacaaaataaaacGAGTCTTTCTATTCGACATAGATACAGATGCATATTCTCTTTTAAGAAGGTTTTTCCCCAGAGATAAAAACGAGGAG AAACTCAGTGGAGAGCTGATTGAAATTGGAAATGAATATGGCGAAATCGTGAAAGAAGAAAGAAATATACGCATATCTGCAGGATTTACAAATCGTGCTGATTCACCAGAGGATACGGAACCTAAAAAGGAACGTCCGCAAGTGAACATAACGCTGGGCAATTCCGGTGATAATTGTAGAGTTGGGAGTGATAGGCAACTATCAGCAAAGGATTACAATTTTGACTACTACTACCGACTATCATTATCACTCATGCAATCGCCTGTTTACAAGGAAATGGACGACAGTGGCTTTGCCATGCTACTAGGACGTGATATCGCAGAGAGACCAGTTATCGCAATAGATGCATCTAGGATGCCAAGCACAGCAAGCAATACCCACATGGTCGCATATATACTGCGGATTATGCAGCCAGTCTTGCAAAACAAATTCGTCGTGGCATTACTTAACATGG ACCACTCCATAATGATCGCATCAAATGTATGCACGGTGGCAACAGAACTGTTTCAAGTGCTAGGATACAAACGATTGCGCAATTTAGGAGTTGTGTATGTACACCGCTCTGGATGGGCAACACGCGGCATACTCTATGTTATGATGGCCTTTCTTCCAGAATCCGTTGGAGAagctgttatatatatagactCAGATCAG GAATTAGGCAAGTACCTGAAGTTACCTGGATACCGTAGACGACATTGA
- a CDS encoding phosphatidylinositol transfer protein domain containing protein: MKIIEFRIPLPISLEMFQRCSLYLVTEASIKEVESGSAFEVMTNEHYERDGNVGRHTEKCYHFGKNLPSWLQALLGKDLTMVFEESWATYPYIFTKYSNKKLTSFEFSFESMNYEGLDEHENALNLSAKDLSRRKVVVLDLTEFKKCKLYDPAFDVTLAKSQYTDVLPMHRGWRKRPGSTGMVSYKVLKVDIPFFGFLSSAVENYLVNYLQDRMMAYLSHAMASIDEWHNANMDQLRIKEEECYELLNRRFREQRGSQSHYKKKEPMALPSPKPTLNTATPSDSSDEHVTMLPKRNSWDISDSWRDHATVASTQSGIESATQMKLDADSQVPEIDLSAKPTIERRWSTGSKSDLGSIRRLSISQVADLSNEDGEFWDCIEDFDEYDTVYDGSTDNDSDEIVAEPIVEHETASSSASKPLDGPACDSVTSTEIGESTNDVPIVNESEAVGMFDDSTDLGQGASLPYSPDPIEHNTDDSSDSQGDYTRLSPENMDMYPELVTSGGNKAPLTFTGYLYKLGGTIFYQWNVRYIVMREGTMSYYDKCGDQQPKFIIELADARVTWVGEYMRRQNVFSLMTKSKRMFYWCADTEQTSKRWTLLLQVLSEKSPEMLIGDLSTERIYRISKLEDSTDKSPSAASETLM, from the exons ACGAATGAGCATTATGAGAGGGATGGCAACGTTGGACGTCACACAGAGAAATGCTACCACTTTGGGAA GAACCTACCTTCATGGTTGCAGGCTCTTCTCGGTAAAGACCTTACTATGGTATTTGAGGAATC ATGGGCTACGtatccatatatatttacaaagTACAGCAATAAGAAGTTGACTTCGTTTGAGTTTTCCTTTGAGTCAATGAACTATGAAGGCTTAGATGAGCATGAGAATGCATTAAATTTGAGTGCTAAAGATCTTTCTCGTCGTAAGGTCGTTGTTTTGGACCTAACTGAATTCAAAAAGTGCAAGTTATATGATCCTGCTTTTGATGTGACACTTGCTAAATCGCAATATACGGATGTACTCCCAATGCATCGAGGATGGCGAAAACGGCCAGGGAGTACTGGAATGGTATCGTACAAGGTACTTAAAGTTGATATTCCATTTTTCGGTTTCTTGTCATCTGCTGTGGAGAACTATCTAGTAAATTATTTACAGGATAGGATGATGGCTTATTTGTCTCACGCCATGGCATCTATTGATGAATGGCACAATGCTAACATGGACCAGCTGCGTATTAAGGAGGAGGAGTGTTACGAGTTGTTAAATCGTCGTTTCCGTGAGCAAAGGGGTAGCCAATCTCATTATAAGAAGAAGGAGCCAATGGCTTTACCCAGCCCGAAACCCACTTTGAATACTGCTACTCCTTCAGATAGTTCTGACGAGCATGTAACTATGCTCCCCAAACGTAATTCTTGGGACATATCAGATTCCTGGCGTGATCATGCAACGGTTGCATCTACCCAAAGTGGTATTGAATCAGCAACGCAAATGAAGCTTGATGCTGATAGTCAAGTTCCTGAAATCGATTTAAGTGCAAAGCCAACAATCGAGAGGCGTTGGAGCACAGGTAGCAAGAGTGATTTAGGGAGTATTAGGCGTCTTTCCATTTCACAAGTTGCTGACCTTTCCAATGAGGATGGGGAGTTTTGGGATTGTATTGAGGACTTCGATGAGTATGATACTGTATACGATGGCTCCACTGATAACGACTCTGATGAGATAGTTGCTGAGCCGATTGTAGAGCACGAAACTGCATCCAGTTCGGCTTCCAAGCCATTGGACGGGCCTGCGTGCGATAGTGTTACATCCACCGAAATTGGTGAGAGTACTAATGATGTGCCGATTGTTAACGAATCTGAAGCTGTAGGGATGTTCGATGATTCCACTGATTTGGGGCAGGGCGCTTCTTTGCCATATTCTCCGGATCCAATAGAGCACAATACCGATGACTCCAGTGACTCTCAAGGTGATTATACACGCTTATCACCGGAAAACATGGATATGTATCCTGAATTGGTCACTTCGGGTGGTAATAAGGCACCATTGACCTTCACTGGCTACCTTTACAAATTAGGTGGTACTATATTTTACCAATGGAATGTGCGTTACATTGTTATGCGTGAAGGTACAATGTCCTACTATGACAAGTGTGGTGACCAGCAGCCTAAATTTATTATAGAGTTGGCTGATGCTCGCGTCACATGGGTAGGCGAGTACATGAGGCGCCAGAATGTTTTTTCCTTGATGACCAAGTCTAAACgtatgttttattggtGTGCTGATACTGAACAAACGTCTAAGCGTTGGACTCTATTGCTACAAGTGTTATCCGAGAAATCTCCGGAGATGTTAATTGGTGACCTGTCGACGGAGCGCATATACCGCATCTCCAAGTTGGAAGACAGCACTGATAAATCACCTTCAGCGGCGTCAGAAACATTGATGTGA